A window from Mytilus galloprovincialis chromosome 8, xbMytGall1.hap1.1, whole genome shotgun sequence encodes these proteins:
- the LOC143042944 gene encoding 3'-5' ssDNA/RNA exonuclease TatD-like → MVYCDPGTWTSALALQEPPGGSPWVTAIGVHPKKAQQLDDSSFDKMERLLGLPGVRAIGEVGLDQSQRDPPLQRQVSTLRWVLNLCKGRPEVPLILHIRGAPEDRHSAEVHLKVLTIVRERVDPQQRIHLHCFDGGRQEARRWRDAFPNVYFGYTGEVIRFDQEQGQVVSSLPLDRILLESDAPYFRPSWVPNHSYGHPQYIAEVAMGLLAFRSGDTLWALLEATTSNARVLYRV, encoded by the coding sequence ATGGTGTATTGTGACCCAGGGACATGGACATCTGCATTGGCATTACAGGAACCCCCTGGAGGATCACCCTGGGTCACAGCAATAGGAGTCCACCCCAAAAAGGCCCAGCAGCTGGACGATAGTTCGTTCGACAAGATGGAACGGCTGCTGGGGTTGCCTGGGGTAAGGGCCATTGGAGAAGTTGGGTTGGACCAGAGCCAGCGGGACCCACCTCTTCAAAGGCAGGTTAGCACCCTAAGGTGGGTCCTAAATTTGTGCAAGGGGAGGCCAGAGGTTCCCCTCATTCTCCATATTAGAGGGGCTCCCGAGGATCGCCATAGTGCGGAGGTGCACCTGAAAGTCCTAACCATAGTCCGGGAGAGGGTGGACCCTCAGCAGAGGATCCATCTCCATTGCTTTGATGGGGGCAGGCAGGAAGCGAGGCGTTGGAGGGATGCCTTCCCCAATGTCTATTTTGGGTATACAGGGGAGGTAATCCGGTTTGACCAGGAACAAGGGCAAGTGGTGTCGTCCCTCCCCCTAGACAGGATACTACTGGAGAGTGATGCCCCCTATTTCAGGCCATCATGGGTGCCCAATCACAGCTATGGGCATCCCCAGTATATTGCCGAGGTGGCAATGGGACTTTTGGCCTTTAGGTCGGGGGACACCCTTTGGGCATTGCTGGAGGCCACCACCAGCAATGCACGAGTTCTGTATAGGGTGTAG